The following proteins are encoded in a genomic region of Chryseobacterium cucumeris:
- a CDS encoding MBL fold metallo-hydrolase, whose product MKIEQIYTGCLAQGAYYITSAGEAAIIDPLRETQPYINRLKEDGVKLKYIFETHFHADFVSGHLDLSHKTGAPIVYGPTAHPEFDAIIVEDEQIFEIGDIKIKVLHTPGHTLESTCFLLIDENGVEKALFSGDTLFLGDVGRPDLAQKGANMTQEELAGLLYDSLYNKILPLDNDITVYPAHGAGSACGKNMQKETVDTLGNQKRTNYALNQKDRQSFIKEVTDGLLPPPAYFGMNVMMNKKGYSSFDEVLSKGLHALSPEQFEEIAEASGALILDVRSNREFAKGFIPQSINIGLDGDFAPWVGALIADVSQPILLVTEKGYEEEAVTRLSRVGFDHILGFLDGGFESWKKSGKETDLVNRISAEQFESEIKGKEAKIIDIRKESEYNAEHINEAYSKPLAYINDWIHKIKPTEHFYMHCGSGYRSTMAASILQARGYRNFSEIEGGFKAIASTDIPKSDFVCQTKILNK is encoded by the coding sequence ATGAAAATAGAACAGATTTATACAGGATGTCTTGCTCAGGGTGCTTACTATATTACCTCAGCAGGAGAAGCTGCTATTATTGATCCTTTAAGAGAAACACAGCCTTATATCAACAGACTGAAAGAAGATGGAGTAAAATTGAAATACATCTTTGAAACCCATTTTCACGCAGATTTCGTAAGCGGACATCTGGATTTAAGCCATAAAACGGGAGCTCCGATTGTTTATGGTCCGACAGCCCATCCGGAGTTTGATGCCATCATTGTAGAGGATGAACAGATATTTGAAATCGGAGACATTAAAATTAAGGTTCTTCACACGCCGGGACACACTCTTGAAAGCACATGCTTTCTGTTGATTGACGAAAACGGTGTTGAAAAGGCCCTTTTTAGTGGTGATACCTTATTCCTCGGGGATGTGGGGCGTCCTGATCTCGCACAGAAAGGAGCCAATATGACGCAGGAAGAGCTGGCGGGACTCTTATATGATAGTCTATACAATAAGATTTTGCCTTTAGATAATGATATTACGGTGTATCCAGCTCATGGAGCCGGTTCAGCCTGCGGTAAAAATATGCAGAAAGAAACAGTAGATACTTTGGGGAATCAAAAAAGAACCAATTATGCCCTGAATCAAAAGGACAGACAGAGCTTTATAAAAGAAGTAACGGATGGTCTTTTACCTCCACCAGCTTATTTCGGAATGAATGTGATGATGAATAAAAAAGGGTACAGTAGTTTTGATGAAGTACTTTCAAAAGGGTTGCACGCTCTTTCTCCTGAACAGTTTGAGGAAATTGCTGAAGCCTCAGGTGCTTTGATTTTAGATGTAAGATCCAACCGTGAATTTGCCAAAGGTTTTATCCCACAGTCTATCAATATAGGATTGGATGGTGATTTTGCCCCGTGGGTAGGCGCTTTAATTGCTGATGTCAGCCAGCCTATTCTACTGGTTACTGAAAAAGGATATGAAGAAGAAGCGGTAACCCGTTTGAGCAGAGTAGGATTCGATCATATTTTAGGTTTTCTGGACGGAGGTTTTGAAAGCTGGAAAAAAAGCGGAAAGGAAACAGACCTTGTCAATCGCATCTCTGCAGAACAGTTTGAAAGTGAAATCAAAGGAAAAGAAGCGAAAATTATTGATATAAGAAAAGAAAGTGAATACAATGCAGAACATATTAATGAAGCTTACAGCAAACCTCTGGCCTATATCAATGATTGGATTCATAAGATAAAACCAACAGAACATTTCTACATGCATTGTGGTAGCGGTTACAGAAGTACAATGGCAGCGAGTATCCTTCAGGCAAGAGGCTACAGGAATTTTTCAGAAATTGAAGGAGGTTTTAAAGCCATTGCGTCTACAGATATTCCGAAAAGTGATTTTGTATGTCAGACTAA
- a CDS encoding sulfite exporter TauE/SafE family protein, with amino-acid sequence MEIIGYTAAVLIGISLGLIGGGGSILTVPVLVYLFGIDAFLATEYSLFIVGMSSIAGSASYFKKGLVNFKMALVFGIPSVISIFLTRQYILPLIPVEILQIHNFTITRNIFLLLVFACLMILASYKMIKSNSSKETLENIQDENNFFLAAGQGSIVGILTGLVGAGGGFMIIPALVNLLKVPMKTAIGTSLVIISFNSLIGFLSSVNQVKIEWKLLVSITVIAVAGIIMGSKLSKKIDGKKLKPAFGWFILIMGIYIITKEVFL; translated from the coding sequence ATGGAAATTATAGGATATACAGCGGCAGTTTTAATAGGTATTTCTCTGGGGTTAATCGGAGGAGGAGGAAGTATTCTCACGGTTCCTGTACTCGTTTATCTCTTTGGGATCGATGCTTTTCTGGCAACAGAATATTCCCTCTTTATAGTGGGGATGAGCAGTATTGCAGGTTCTGCATCGTATTTTAAAAAAGGACTGGTCAATTTTAAAATGGCGCTGGTGTTCGGAATACCTTCGGTAATCTCGATTTTTCTGACAAGACAATATATTCTTCCTCTGATTCCTGTAGAAATACTTCAAATACACAATTTTACCATTACCAGGAACATTTTTTTATTACTGGTTTTTGCCTGTTTGATGATTCTTGCTTCCTATAAAATGATTAAAAGCAATTCCTCAAAAGAAACTTTAGAAAACATTCAGGATGAAAATAATTTTTTTCTGGCAGCCGGACAGGGTTCAATAGTTGGTATTTTAACGGGACTGGTGGGAGCTGGAGGCGGTTTTATGATCATTCCGGCATTAGTGAATCTATTAAAAGTGCCCATGAAAACTGCAATAGGAACTTCCTTAGTGATTATTTCTTTCAATTCTTTAATCGGTTTCCTCTCTTCAGTAAACCAGGTGAAAATAGAATGGAAACTGCTGGTTTCTATTACGGTGATTGCTGTTGCAGGAATTATAATGGGCTCAAAACTATCAAAAAAGATAGACGGCAAAAAACTGAAACCTGCATTTGGGTGGTTTATCCTGATCATGGGTATTTATATCATTACGAAAGAAGTCTTTCTTTAA
- a CDS encoding Crp/Fnr family transcriptional regulator, whose amino-acid sequence MQNDTILSSEFSSSPELVEKLYQYGITKNYHQGDIILDENASIRSIPIVMKGMLKVIRTEEDGREILLYYIKAGESCIMSFLGGMHNEKSIVKAEIEEDAEILFLPVDKVSLFIKDHPEWLDYIFRLYHKRFEELLDIINAIAFKKVDERLLNLLQKKSELTGSETIHTTHEQLANELGTARVVVSRLLKQLEEDGKLMLGRNKITLLKALNS is encoded by the coding sequence ATGCAGAACGACACGATACTTTCTTCAGAATTCTCATCATCACCAGAATTGGTAGAAAAACTGTATCAATATGGTATAACGAAGAATTACCATCAAGGAGATATTATTCTAGATGAAAATGCTTCCATCCGTTCCATTCCTATTGTGATGAAAGGAATGCTGAAAGTGATCAGAACAGAAGAAGACGGACGTGAAATTTTATTATACTACATCAAAGCCGGAGAAAGCTGTATCATGTCTTTTCTGGGCGGTATGCATAATGAAAAAAGCATTGTAAAAGCAGAGATAGAAGAGGATGCAGAAATACTTTTCTTACCCGTAGACAAAGTATCTTTATTCATCAAAGATCATCCGGAATGGCTGGATTATATCTTCAGACTGTATCATAAAAGATTTGAAGAGCTATTAGATATCATCAATGCCATCGCTTTCAAAAAAGTAGACGAAAGACTTCTCAACCTATTGCAGAAAAAATCTGAACTCACCGGCTCTGAAACGATTCATACCACTCATGAGCAGCTTGCCAATGAGCTGGGAACCGCAAGAGTAGTGGTGTCAAGACTTTTGAAGCAACTGGAAGAAGACGGAAAACTCATGTTAGGCAGAAATAAAATTACCCTCCTGAAAGCCCTGAACTCATAA